One window from the genome of Nomascus leucogenys isolate Asia chromosome 12, Asia_NLE_v1, whole genome shotgun sequence encodes:
- the IGSF8 gene encoding immunoglobulin superfamily member 8 isoform X1 — protein sequence MGALRPTLLPPSLPLLLLLLMLGMGCWAREVLVPEGPLYRVAGTAVSISCNVTGYEGPAQQNFEWFLYRPEAPDTALGIVSTKDTQFSYAVFKSRVVAGEVQVQRLQGDAVVLKIARLQAQDAGIYECHTPSTDTRYLGSYSGKVELRVLPDVLQVSAAPPGPRGRQAPTSPPRLMVHEGQELALGCLARTSTQKHTHLAVSFGRSVPEAPVGRSTLQEVVGIRSDLAVEAGAPYAERLAAGELRLGKEGTDRYRMVVGGAQAGDAGTYHCTAAEWIQDPDGSWAQIAEKRAVLAHVDVQTLSSQLAVTVGPGERRIGPGEPLELLCNVSGALPPAGRHAAYSVGWEMAPAGAPGPGRLVAQLDTEGVGSLGPGYEGRHIAMEKVASRTYRLRLEAARPGDAGTYRCLAKAYVRGSGTRLREAASARSRPLPVHVREEGVVLEAVAWLAGGTVYRGETASLLCNISVRGGPPGLRLAASWWVERPEDGELSSVPAQLVGGVGQDGVAELGVRPGGGPVSVELVGPRSHRLRLHSLGPEDEGVYHCAPSAWVQHADYSWYQAGSARSGPVTVYPYMHALDTLFVPLLVGTGVALVTGATVLGTITCCFMKRLRKR from the exons ATGGGCGCCCTCAGGCCCACGCTGCTGCCGCCGtcgctgccgctgctgctgctgctgctaatgCTAG GAATGGGATGCTGGGCCCGGGAGGTGCTGGTCCCCGAGGGGCCCTTGTACCGCGTGGCTGGCACAGCTGTCTCCATCTCCTGCAATGTGACCGGCTATGAGGGCCCTGCCCAGCAGAACTTCGAGTGGTTCCTGTATAGGCCGGAGGCCCCAGATACTGCACTGGGCATTGTCAGTACCAAGGATACCCAGTTCTCCTATGCTGTCTTCAAGTCCCGAGTGGTGGCGGGTGAGGTGCAGGTGCAGCGCCTACAAGGTGATGCCGTGGTGCTCAAGATTGCCCGCCTGCAGGCCCAGGATGCTGGCATTTATGAGTGCCACACCCCCTCCACTGATACCCGCTACCTGGGCAGCTACAGTGGCAAGGTGGAGCTGAGAG TTCTTCCAGATGTCCTCCAGGTGTCTGCTGCCCCCCCAGGGCCCCGAGGCCGCCAGGCCCCAACCTCACCCCCACGCCTGATGGTGCATGAGGGGCAGGAGCTGGCACTGGGCTGCCTAGCGAGGACAAGCACACAGAAGCACACACACCTGGCAGTGTCCTTTGGGCGATCTGTGCCTGAGGCACCAGTTGGGCGGTCAACTCTGCAGGAAGTGGTGGGAATCCGGTCAGACTTGGCCGTGGAGGCCGGAGCTCCCTATGCTGAGCGACTGGCTGCAGGGGAGCTTCGTCTGGGCAAGGAAGGGACTGATCGGTACCGCATGGTAGTAGGGGGTGCCCAGGCAGGGGACGCAGGCACCTACCACTGCACTGCCGCTGAGTGGATTCAGGATCCTGATGGCAGCTGGGCCCAGATCGCAGAGAAAAGGGCTGTCCTGGCCCACGTGGATGTGCAGACGCTGT CCAGCCAGCTGGCAGTGACAGTGGGGCCTGGTGAACGTCGGATTGGCCCAGGGGAGCCCTTGGAACTGCTGTGCAATGTGTCAGGGGCACTTCCCCCAGCAGGCCGTCATGCTGCATACTCTGTAGGTTGGGAGATGGCACCTGCGGGCGCACCTGGGCCCGGCCGCCTGGTAGCCCAGCTGGACACAGAGGGTGTGGGCAGCCTGGGCCCTGGCTATGAGGGCCGACACATTGCCATGGAGAAGGTGGCATCCAGAACATACCGGCTACGGCTAGAGGCTGCCAGGCCTGGTGATGCGGGCACCTACCGCTGCCTCGCCAAGGCCTATGTTCGAGGGTCTGGGACCCGGCTTCGTGAAGCAGCCAGTGCCCGTTCCCGGCCTCTCCCTGTGCACGTGCGGGAGGAAG GTGTGGTGCTGGAGGCTGTGGCATGGCTAGCAGGAGGCACAGTGTACCGTGGGGAGACTGCCTCCCTGCTGTGCAACATCTCTGTGCGGGGTGGCCCCCCAGGACTGCGGCTGGCCGCCAGCTGGTGGGTGGAGCGACCAGAGGACGGAGAGCTCAGCTCTGTCCCTGCCCAGCTGGTGGGTGGCGTGGGCCAGGATggtgtggcagagctgggagtcCGGCCTGGAGGAGGCCCTGTCAGCGTAGAGCTGGTGGGGCCCCGAAGCCATCGGCTGAGACTACACAGCTTGGGGCCCGAGGATGAAGGTGTGTACCACTGTGCCCCCAGCGCCTGGGTGCAGCATGCCGACTACAGCTGGTACCAGGCGGGCAGTGCCCGCTCAGGGCCTGTTACAGTCTACCCCTACATGCATG ccctggaCACCCTATTTGTGCCTCTGCTGGTGGGCACAGGGGTGGCCCTAGTCACTGGTGCCACTGTCCTTGGTACCATCACTTGCTGCTTCATGAAGAGGCTTCGAAAACGGTGA
- the IGSF8 gene encoding immunoglobulin superfamily member 8 isoform X2: protein MGCWAREVLVPEGPLYRVAGTAVSISCNVTGYEGPAQQNFEWFLYRPEAPDTALGIVSTKDTQFSYAVFKSRVVAGEVQVQRLQGDAVVLKIARLQAQDAGIYECHTPSTDTRYLGSYSGKVELRVLPDVLQVSAAPPGPRGRQAPTSPPRLMVHEGQELALGCLARTSTQKHTHLAVSFGRSVPEAPVGRSTLQEVVGIRSDLAVEAGAPYAERLAAGELRLGKEGTDRYRMVVGGAQAGDAGTYHCTAAEWIQDPDGSWAQIAEKRAVLAHVDVQTLSSQLAVTVGPGERRIGPGEPLELLCNVSGALPPAGRHAAYSVGWEMAPAGAPGPGRLVAQLDTEGVGSLGPGYEGRHIAMEKVASRTYRLRLEAARPGDAGTYRCLAKAYVRGSGTRLREAASARSRPLPVHVREEGVVLEAVAWLAGGTVYRGETASLLCNISVRGGPPGLRLAASWWVERPEDGELSSVPAQLVGGVGQDGVAELGVRPGGGPVSVELVGPRSHRLRLHSLGPEDEGVYHCAPSAWVQHADYSWYQAGSARSGPVTVYPYMHALDTLFVPLLVGTGVALVTGATVLGTITCCFMKRLRKR, encoded by the exons ATGGGATGCTGGGCCCGGGAGGTGCTGGTCCCCGAGGGGCCCTTGTACCGCGTGGCTGGCACAGCTGTCTCCATCTCCTGCAATGTGACCGGCTATGAGGGCCCTGCCCAGCAGAACTTCGAGTGGTTCCTGTATAGGCCGGAGGCCCCAGATACTGCACTGGGCATTGTCAGTACCAAGGATACCCAGTTCTCCTATGCTGTCTTCAAGTCCCGAGTGGTGGCGGGTGAGGTGCAGGTGCAGCGCCTACAAGGTGATGCCGTGGTGCTCAAGATTGCCCGCCTGCAGGCCCAGGATGCTGGCATTTATGAGTGCCACACCCCCTCCACTGATACCCGCTACCTGGGCAGCTACAGTGGCAAGGTGGAGCTGAGAG TTCTTCCAGATGTCCTCCAGGTGTCTGCTGCCCCCCCAGGGCCCCGAGGCCGCCAGGCCCCAACCTCACCCCCACGCCTGATGGTGCATGAGGGGCAGGAGCTGGCACTGGGCTGCCTAGCGAGGACAAGCACACAGAAGCACACACACCTGGCAGTGTCCTTTGGGCGATCTGTGCCTGAGGCACCAGTTGGGCGGTCAACTCTGCAGGAAGTGGTGGGAATCCGGTCAGACTTGGCCGTGGAGGCCGGAGCTCCCTATGCTGAGCGACTGGCTGCAGGGGAGCTTCGTCTGGGCAAGGAAGGGACTGATCGGTACCGCATGGTAGTAGGGGGTGCCCAGGCAGGGGACGCAGGCACCTACCACTGCACTGCCGCTGAGTGGATTCAGGATCCTGATGGCAGCTGGGCCCAGATCGCAGAGAAAAGGGCTGTCCTGGCCCACGTGGATGTGCAGACGCTGT CCAGCCAGCTGGCAGTGACAGTGGGGCCTGGTGAACGTCGGATTGGCCCAGGGGAGCCCTTGGAACTGCTGTGCAATGTGTCAGGGGCACTTCCCCCAGCAGGCCGTCATGCTGCATACTCTGTAGGTTGGGAGATGGCACCTGCGGGCGCACCTGGGCCCGGCCGCCTGGTAGCCCAGCTGGACACAGAGGGTGTGGGCAGCCTGGGCCCTGGCTATGAGGGCCGACACATTGCCATGGAGAAGGTGGCATCCAGAACATACCGGCTACGGCTAGAGGCTGCCAGGCCTGGTGATGCGGGCACCTACCGCTGCCTCGCCAAGGCCTATGTTCGAGGGTCTGGGACCCGGCTTCGTGAAGCAGCCAGTGCCCGTTCCCGGCCTCTCCCTGTGCACGTGCGGGAGGAAG GTGTGGTGCTGGAGGCTGTGGCATGGCTAGCAGGAGGCACAGTGTACCGTGGGGAGACTGCCTCCCTGCTGTGCAACATCTCTGTGCGGGGTGGCCCCCCAGGACTGCGGCTGGCCGCCAGCTGGTGGGTGGAGCGACCAGAGGACGGAGAGCTCAGCTCTGTCCCTGCCCAGCTGGTGGGTGGCGTGGGCCAGGATggtgtggcagagctgggagtcCGGCCTGGAGGAGGCCCTGTCAGCGTAGAGCTGGTGGGGCCCCGAAGCCATCGGCTGAGACTACACAGCTTGGGGCCCGAGGATGAAGGTGTGTACCACTGTGCCCCCAGCGCCTGGGTGCAGCATGCCGACTACAGCTGGTACCAGGCGGGCAGTGCCCGCTCAGGGCCTGTTACAGTCTACCCCTACATGCATG ccctggaCACCCTATTTGTGCCTCTGCTGGTGGGCACAGGGGTGGCCCTAGTCACTGGTGCCACTGTCCTTGGTACCATCACTTGCTGCTTCATGAAGAGGCTTCGAAAACGGTGA